From the Xiphophorus hellerii strain 12219 chromosome 20, Xiphophorus_hellerii-4.1, whole genome shotgun sequence genome, the window TTTTATACTAAATGGATTATTGTAGAATTGTATTTAATATGCGTGTTAAAAtataaaccaatattaatattttataggACCtcctgaaacttttaaaaaatatatatttgtgttttttccccacagGTATTAGGCTGCCACCACCACAGTCCGGACCAGCCCTACGTGGATCTGTAGATTTCTGATATTAGCCGTTCTCCTGGCAACACATAGATTTATCTATCTTGTATTTTATACTTTTCATGGGAGGCACAAGTTATATTTAGACTCATCTGACGTGCTGCTTCCTATAAACGATGCACGTGGCACTTAGCTGGCTATAAAAGGTTAATGTAATAATTGCAGCACTTGGATATCTGATAGATGTATTGGATGTGTTTCCTTACTTGCTGGTTCCTGCCTGAGAGCTACTGAGAGCTTTTCCAGTAAAATGTGCCAAATAACAGAGGACAGAGGGCTAGTGTTGTGAAAGATAAAGAACTAAAAACGAGATAAACCTGTTTAGAGAGCcaatttattattacttttttaagaTGTATATGATTACTGTATGAGatttaattctgaaaatatGCATGCTCGGAATGCACCAATTAATAGCTCCTTCAGCTTATTGAACCGTAAACACTTAGCTGGGTGTTTGATTCTTTCAGTTACTTTTGTGCATAAAACTGTGTGAAAACTTTCTGGGATGTACGCTGCCATTAAAATGATGAGTGGGGAATATTTTTTGCTCAAAGTGGACCAAATGTGAGTTAAAGTCCTGTTGCTGGTCTTGTGTTTTTAAGGTAGCCAAAAAAGCTTCATTTGCGTATATTTAGTGTGGTTTGCTTGCAGATGAGCCATagcaacttaaaaataaaactttgtttctAATATTTCTACCACCTCGTTGCCAAATATAGCTCAGTgctgctttaatgttttttcttttcacataaaaacatttattcacaagAGACATTCCATGAGAGGGAGAAAGAAGTGCCCTAATCTTTAGTAATATAATGGTTCCTGCTTACCACAATTAATAGTTAGGGTTATCATTTCTGGAATAAAACGTTTGTTTCAGTTATGTATTCTTCACCTAAGGTCATTTGcataatatgtaaatatttttcttacaagatctattttctctgattttcagTATCATGTTtagtcacaatattttttttttttaaatgccctTTTTATAATGGTActaaataaatagtttgaaTACTGTGTTAGGTTCAACTGTCCTGATGTTTAGTGATGTATATTCCACTAATTCTGCAGCAGATAGAGCagtctttaaaaagtttgatttttctttagatCTGTTTAGGTCTTATTTTACGCAGCAGATGGCTCTGTGGTTTTGATAAATTGTTTTGTacaggaagacattttttaaaaaaatgctttgcaaaaaaaaccaacttatTTACAGCCAGTTGTAAACAAATCTTGCTTTCCACTCTGTATCATCTTACAAAATCCTCATGACATTTGCCTCTTTCTAACAATAAGCCATAACTTgcttgttaattttttttaaatttttggtaAAGCTGCAGAGTTTGGTGGTTGTTGTCCTGTCGAAACTCATTAACACATTTCAGTTGCCTGCATTATAAACTGCCGTACTTTGTGATGACCGTATTATTGACTATATTACTGTCCTTTTATGTTTGGTATACTTTTAAAGTCATGGTAAACATGTTTACACTGCGGTTTCACCCTTTAGAAATATTCTTCTGCAATAAGatataattattgttattaatgttTTCAGCTGATGTAACCTTTTAATTAGCCGATTTGAGTCCGTTTTACCTACTGTTTGTTGAGGAATAACTGAGAGCTTCTGTGAAGTGCTTACTTGTTTGCACTGACAGCTTTAATGGAATCAGATTCAGGGACACTCAAAGGAATTAGAGAAATGAGTGCTGTAACCATGGTGACTATTGGTTGACAGTGCCTTGTAACTCATTTAgtcatttgtatttaaaacagAGTTAGTTTCCTCCAGAGTATGACAGCTATGCACCAAAACCCTCATCCTTTCATCCGTCTGAAGGAATTTAAATTTTCTGCATTAGCAGCCCAGTGTAATTGTTTGATCTTTCtcataaatgtaaattattttacacaCTCTTaacatgttgaatgttttgaaatggttgattttcccattttatttattgtaagaGCAGATAGTTTTATTCTCATTGAAGCACCTGAAAACGTATCTGTAATCAATTTATCTGCTTTGACTAATTATAATCACATTAACAGTGTTTTATGATTGACACAAATGAATGTGAATCCCAGCTACTGTCATGTCGAGTCCCACTGTGATTTAAAAGGAGAATGTTACATTTGAATTAAAGATCCCTAACCATGTAATGTCCTGCATTTAACACAAGCTGTAGTTTAGTTTGAATGATTTCATAAATCTGCATTCTGTTAAGCATCTGTCCTGAATAAACGGTTCACTCTTGAAAATTGCCTTACTTCGATTATTCCTCCACATACTGTCTGTATAGCCGTTTATGCAAGTGTCAAAGTGACCCTCTTGTCACTTTTACTAGTCGTAACTACAAAACTGTATGCAGTATTGGTGTGTAATTACTTGGCAAAAACTTATTTGTAGtgtattttgaagtatttcaaCATTCTTTTTGAGAAAGCGAGCGATGCTGACGTCAGAAGCAAACTCCCGCAGACCCCGTTCCATCTCGCGAGAGTTTACTTCTCTCGCAAATGAATTATGGAGGTCGGTGGGAATGGTGGTGGGCTTCCTGTAAACAATAAACAGAGAGCGATGCTACCAAATAAAGGAGGCAGAGGTGAATTCCCTCGAACTCCAAGGAAAGACTCAGAGGTATGAAtagagaaaaatgttcattGTCATCATGGTGTTTCAGAGATAAACAAATGTAGGCCTTtggatctgctgctgctttagtAACGACAGCTACCTCGATCTAGTTGGACTAACTGACCATTTTAATACCAGAACCGAGAAACTAATTTAATTAGGCGGCAGCTGTGTGTCGTTTCAGTCATTGGCTTTTAAGTAATTGATGCCGTTTATCATCGGTGTTTCTGATGTTAAACGCTAACTAGCTGGTGTTAGCTAGCTGCTATTAGCGGCCATAACTGCCATGGATCAGACTAACTTCACGTTTTACGCCGTTTTCTACGTAAAACGTAGAAAACGCAAGATATGATTGCTATCATATCTTATAGATATGATAGCAATCATATCTATAAGGACTAGTGTCCTTTTAATTTGACTACATCTTGGGTTACCTTTATGTGAAATAGTAAAATATGACGGGATTATTGTTGCATCTATCAGAAACTACTTCCCTAGTTATGTCAATAAGGTGTGGagaagtatgtttatttaattcaggtgtgtggcaaAAGGGAAACATCTAAACCAGTGTTTGCCCACCCTTGTCCTCGAGGCACGCTGCCTTGGATGTTTAAGACGTTTCTCTGCTTTAATACATTTGATTCAGATGAGTGCTGTTCAGCAaaagcctgttaatcagccatAAAATGAAATCAGGTGTTACGAAGCACGGAAACAACCTGAAGCATGAAGGAAAAAATATCATTAAGACTAGAGTTTTTCTACGTCTGGTCCTCAAAACCCACTGCACTGCTTGGTTTAGgttgtttcccttctgccacacagctgaatttaaatgaatgaagtCATTAACACTTAATGCACTTGATGTGATGCTGAGAAGGAAATGCAGTCATATCAATAAGGTGCACTGGACCAGAGAACCATTTAAAACATGGAGACTGTCCCGGAGGACCAGGGTTGATGGTGTGGAGTGAGGGTTCTTGTTCTAATCCATCCCTTGAGTGGTGCTGCTGAAAATGATAGATGTTGGATTTAGTGAACACATGAGTGAGATGATTTCAGTATCACAGCTGATAACTTATTGATATCAGTACGGTTCTCCAGCTGCAGTATAGCAGACAGAAGAGCCCTGCCAGTGATGGTGAGGGGAGCTGAAAGATTCACTGGAGCATCCATATCCTCTGCCCAGGATCTGTTTCAGATCCGCTTTAGGAACCGGCCTCTGAACATTGTCACACTCTTCTCACAAATACTTTGAACTGTCACCATCGGCTTCGTCAAAAGCAGAACCAGCAATCTGCTGCACAGCTTTCTGCCTCATGCTGAGCTGCTGTTAAGATCATGAACTTTATATTATCACACATactttagatatatttttttatcttggtGTTTTGTCTGTtaaatttctcaaacatcctTTGACAATCTTTGAAAACACTCTTGTTGTGTGTTATCTGGtacactatttaaaaaaaatgataataaactGATTTCTCTTTGGTAGCCATCCATCAGATTGATGCAAGCTGCTATGTGTTGTTCACAGGGCCTGTCTGAGTTTCCAGATTTTGAGTTTGAGTATTCTGACACAGATAAGTGGGCTGCAGAGCTGTCAGGTGcgtatgttgtgtttttattctcttttcaTGCTAATGCACATCTTAAATTGAAGCCCTTTGGTCACTTTGTTTTGTGTAATAGTGCAATGCTAATAAAGATAGATTGATTGATGTTCCAGAAATCTCAATGCATATTTTTTCAGCACTCAAAACTTcattttacatacatttatagctttttaattataattatttgcAAATGTTTCAGAGCTTTACAGTTACACCGAAGGACCCGAGTTTGCCCTTAACAGGAAGTGCTTTGAGGAGGAATTCAGAGCTCATGGTGGGTAGTTATTCCTCAAACTACCATTTATAAATTGAAGGTATTTTTATAATGTTGCATTCTCTGTTTATCTGGACCTCAGTGTCGGATAAGAAGTGGACGGACCTCGATGCCGCTCAGCACAGAGCGCACGCCATGCGTCTGCTGGACGGCCTGGAGGTCATTGGTCGTGAGAAGAGGCTAAAGGTTGCCAGAGCCATCCTCTACATGGCTCAGGGTCGGTGCAAGTTGTTTACATTGTttggaataaaaatatactCATGCTGCAACTAGCTATTGTTGTAGTTATCAATTATTATGATGACTAATCAATCAGGTAAATTGCCACATACtgtaagttttttatttacGATCTTAAGCTTATTCTATACAAaattagagataaaaaaaaagctaataattcaaaaagaaaaaaacattttactgcctaAAATACAACAATGTTCCTTTACTGAATGGTTGATTATTTGCAGCAGAGAATTCATCTGCAGCTAAGAAAATGCTTCACCACAGtcatgtgaaaagctcaagcctttctgcttgacttagcATTAACACAGTGTAGGACTTATGTGATGATTAATCTTTGagttaactgattaataattggatagtaAATGTTGCTTaataggagttttttttttaattttttattttatttacagaatttaaacCAGGTGAAGCTTGGTTCAGATTCATAACTTAAGAAATTCTGGGTATAACATTTTTAGaggcaaatatatatatattttttatcttaaatgcgaaatgtgtttgttgtttttgtgcagttttgacACCATTACttccttgtgtgtgtttttctttcagcagttGGCTCATTTTGAATTCATGCACACTGTTTAACAATTAATAGATTAATAATTAGTTGACAATAattttgattgattaattggttaatcacgattaatcgaaTGAATTCCGCCATAGaacatctgtatttttttctctacttCACGTtggtgtatttgtttttttcaggtgCCTTTGCAGACTGCAGCTGTGAGGCGGAGGTTCAGTACTGGATGAGATACAACATATTTCTGCTGCTTGACGTTGGAACCTTCTCTGCTCTGGTGGAACTTCTCAACATGGAGATTGAGTACGAGCAACGACTGTTTAACTAACCCGACCTCCGATAAGCTGAAAATAGAGCCCTGAACGAAAGAAGTGAACGTTTTACGAGGCTTTGAGTGGACAGATGTTCCGCTGAATGACGGCAATCTGTTTCCTGTTGTTCAGTAACAGCGCTGCCTGCAGCAGTGCGGTAAGAAAGCCGGCCATCTCCCTCGCTGACAGCACCGATCTCAGAGTTCTGCTCAACATCATGTACCTGATGGTGGAGACGATCCAGCAGGACGACCCAGCCGACAAGCCTGAATGGAAAATCATGAAGGAAACCTTCAGAGCTGAACTGggtaaacattttcagaagagGTACCATCATTTTAAGGTTGTGTTTGAAAATTTCCCATGGAAGCTAATTACAACTTGGTGATAAAATCCAGGTTCACCTCTGTTCAACAACGAGCCGATCTCCGTCATGCTCTTTGGAATGGTTACCAAGTTCTGCAGCGGCCATGCCCCACACTTTCccatgaagaaggtgttgctgctgctgtggaagAGCATACTGGTGAGAGAGGAAACCGATCCAGGCTGCTTCTGGTGCGAAGAGATGCGTTGTGCTGGAAAATCCTTCTTTCTCATCTGTTTCAGTTCACGCTGGGAGGGTTTGAGCAGCTTCAGAGCATAAAGGTCTGCAAACGTGAGGAGCTGGGTCTCCCTCCGCTCCCAGAGGACAGCATTCGAGTCATTCGCAGTATGAGGGCAGCGTCTCCTCCGGCGTCGGCGTCCGATCTCAtcgagcagcagcagaaacgaGCTCGCCGAGAGCACAAGGTAGACACTGCTGCAGCTCCGAAAACGGACTTTAAGCTAAACCATGTAGACCAGAGGTTTCCAAACCGTTTATTCAAAGGTCCACTTCTGATTTCCAGATGAGATAAAAGGTCTGGAGCAATTAgtaatgaacaaataaattttttcttcaatttgttTATGATTACCAAGCAAAAAGAGTGACACTTTAGGGATAGacttaaaaatgttatgttttaacTTAATTGCCTGTCATTCCTCAACAAACACAAGACCTTTCTTTTCCTAAACCTGGGTGCGATGACCCACTAGCTCACGTCATCTCTGTTTTGGTATGACTTGTTGATAATATTACTCATAAAATGTTCTCTTCAGAGTTTTAGTTAACGCACACATTTATTCTTGTGCTTCATAACCTAGGCACTTTGAGTTTATTGAACGTAGCgcaataaaagaataaacaaagtaaataaatttaaaacaaaggcTAAAgtatatttacacattcaaaGGAGTGGCTAGAAGTATGAACTTATTTTTACACCCCTCTTGCATCTGTAGCATCATTAAATAAGTTACTATTCATGTTGACTTGATTTTGACAGTTTTGCTCAGTATTTTCTATATCCATATCTATAACTACTGTGCATTCATAATTGCATATTGcattaatatgttaaaaaaattatttctaaatgagTATATGGTGGTTTGACTATAATTACTGATTAGTGATCTGGCATTAGGTCCAGCTGAGCCAGTCACATCACACAGTGACCAATACAAGCTTCCTGGTTTTAAATGATAATGAGTCTAGACTAGTCTTCCTGGATGTTACTGCTACTTTCTGCAAACGAACGGAGGATCTATAATGACAGACTACATTATCTTCAAACTGCAAAgaactttattaataattaataaagtatttttgaatttgaattgaatgttttgacatttttccaatcAAACAACTTAAGACCATTTGTCAAAAACCTACAGTAAGCTCCCTGTTATATTGTCTGCATTGTGTCTCTCTGCAGTGTAGTTCAATATGAgtgcttattttcttttctcaggCGCTGATCAAGCAGGACAACCTGGATGCCTTCAATGAGAAGGATCCCTACAAGGCTGACGACTCTCGTGAGGATGAAGATGATAACGATGACAACGACAACTCTCTGGAGCCAGAGACGTTCCCTCTGGAACGCGACGAGGTGATGCCTCCACCCATTCCTCATCCTCCGTCAGAGAGAGTGTCCTTCCCTAAAGGGTTACCATGGGCTCCCAAAGTCAGGTACAGCATGTCTGTGTTTTAACAGACACAGacattttaattcatgtttatatttgttttaccCCTCAAGTTCGCAGCTTCTACGCTGGGTGGGCATTTCACGAGACAATACTGATGCCATCAATGTTTTTGCTTCAACAGGGAAAAAGATATCGAAAACTTTCTGGAATCCAGTAGAAGTAAATTCATTGGTTACACACTGGGAAGGTGAGtttgtacaaaaaaagaaaggttttcatttaggcagaaatgattaattggattCCTCGTGatcaattgattattgaaatacttgtcaactaatttatgaattgattaatcgttaactggagtatacagactcaaaaaaagtacattttcagaaagagcaacCCACTCAGAGAAGaaatcaatcaaaaataaacacattttggatttaaaatgaataaagccTTAATTTTCTGTACATATGTTTTACTCAGAACTACTTAGGTGACGTAGCTTTAACTTCACCTAGTTTACATTCTGTAAAATGAAATCtcttattaatattatttagttatccagttattaatcaattactgtACAAAATGGTATTTTACTGTGTTGTATTATAATTGTATtgtaggcaataaaatgtttattttcttatttaaaataggaatttaactattttatttgcatcttttaatgtatttataatattgtataaaaacggattgcttaaattaaaaatctgcagaatttttttttgtccagttaatcaatagaataattgattactaaaataatttttagttgCAGCCCTCCAGACATAATAAAGCTGTATTTTTGTTCTGCAGTGACACGGATACAGTGGTTGGTTTACCCCGGCCAATTCACGAGAGCATCAAGACGCTGAAGCAGGTACTGCAACATGATGTGTGGTAGATCAGTACGTATGTGGTTAGCGCTGTTCgttttctaacattttcttCCCACTTTTACAGCATAAGTATATTTCTGTAGCAGAGGTACAGATGTCAAAGGAAGAGGAATATCAGAAAACCCCGCTGTCTGTGGTAAGTGGAAGTGAAACTGTAATATATTCTATTATATTGTTAACTTTAACATgtctgcttttctttatttcctgtgTTCAGGGTGAAGAGGAGGTGGAGATGTGTGCCACCGAGCTGCTTTATCAGGGGATTCTTCCCAGTTTGCCTCAGTACATGGTGAGTGCTTGCTGGTTCAGTTTTACTTCATGTTTAAAGGTAACCTAAATGAGAAGCAAACATCCttacaaaggaaaaacaatgaaCTTTATTAGCCTTTTAAATAGATGACAAGTGTCCCTTTAAAAAGTCAAttgtatttatattcattttaattcctttttgcatcttttttatttcttttgggttcatttttaacaaaaggAAAATGCTAATGCTCTCCTTCCCAgcagtaacaacttccacactgaacagtgttgttgttttgtgctGTCTTGTAGAGCATAAGTGTGGTGCTTTCACTGATCTGAAGATAACacaaattttgagttttctattGAGCTGTTCATTCACTGGTCAGACctgatcaaaatgaaaatcttttgacattttgaccaatagctgtttcttttttcttttcttttttttgtgcatttgttcCAAACCTGACTTAAGCTGGTATCAAATATTTAGCATAGAttaatatcctttattgtcccacaatgtggaaaatttctgtgcaacagcagcaaagtgacaggcagTCAAAACAAGTAGATAAATCATAAAGTAGAATAAcgaataaaaaattttaacataaatacCATGTGGTTATACAAAATAGTGCACTTTAGTTCAGAGAAATATGCAACTCAGttggttaatttaaaaatgtacaaatgtgcATGTATATTTGAGCATTGTGCTACGTTACTGTTGGATgtgcagaaaatctgttttgtttgtcccactaataatttaaagttgttAGTAAAGATTTATGGGTTGGACACCAAAGAAAAATTGGGTcgtatgttttgtttgtgaccACCAGGGGGTGCTGTCAACTCTGTGTTTCCTTTatattctaatatttttaaaatgatggcAGCACAGTATTTGCAGCACAAACTATTGACTTtgtattgttttgatttgagGAATATGAAGGAGCTAACTTCACCGCGGTCCTTTACGAACATTACCTTTAGGTTAAACttggaaatgtaaatgttttgttggtCATAATTATTATATGTGAGGTTCTGATCATTT encodes:
- the strip1 gene encoding striatin-interacting protein 1 homolog — encoded protein: MEVGGNGGGLPVNNKQRAMLPNKGGRGEFPRTPRKDSEGLSEFPDFEFEYSDTDKWAAELSELYSYTEGPEFALNRKCFEEEFRAHVSDKKWTDLDAAQHRAHAMRLLDGLEVIGREKRLKVARAILYMAQGAFADCSCEAEVQYWMRYNIFLLLDVGTFSALVELLNMEIDNSAACSSAVRKPAISLADSTDLRVLLNIMYLMVETIQQDDPADKPEWKIMKETFRAELGSPLFNNEPISVMLFGMVTKFCSGHAPHFPMKKVLLLLWKSILFTLGGFEQLQSIKVCKREELGLPPLPEDSIRVIRSMRAASPPASASDLIEQQQKRARREHKALIKQDNLDAFNEKDPYKADDSREDEDDNDDNDNSLEPETFPLERDEVMPPPIPHPPSERVSFPKGLPWAPKVREKDIENFLESSRSKFIGYTLGSDTDTVVGLPRPIHESIKTLKQHKYISVAEVQMSKEEEYQKTPLSVGEEEVEMCATELLYQGILPSLPQYMIALLKILLAAAPTSKAKTDSINILADVLPEEMPTTVLQSMKLGVDVNRHKEIIVKAISAILLLLLKHFKLNHIYQFEYMAQHLVFANCIPLILKFFNQNIMSYITAKNSISVLDFPYCVVHELPELTAESLEAGDNTQFCWRNLFSCINLLRILNKLTKWKHSRTMMLVVFKSAPILKRALKVKQAMMQLYVLKLLKVQTKYLGRQWRKSNMKTMSAIYQKVRHRLNDDWAYGNDLDARPWDFQAEECALRASIERFNSRRYDKSHSNPDFLPVDNCLQSVLGQRVDLPEDFQMNYDLWLEREVFSKPISWEELLQ